A region from the uncultured Bacteroides sp. genome encodes:
- a CDS encoding DNA topoisomerase IV subunit B: MGEIHEEKQQEVSYTEDNIRTLDWKEHIRRRPGMYIGKLGDGSHSDDGIYVLLKEAMDNSIDEYMMGYGKTIEVTVSDGRVYVRDHGRGIPLGKVVDVSSKMNTGGKYDSKAFKKSVGLNGVGIKAVNALSQYFKISSFRDGEVKTVEYEQGNIIKESGILPTTEDNGTLTEFIPDNAIFKEYQYQKEYIEPLLKNYVFLNSGLSIIFNGKRFHSRNGLVDLLNENMTTDPLYPIIQLKGDDIELVLTHSNQYGEEYYSFVNGQHTTQGGTHLSAFREALSKTIKEYFAKSFDYADIRSGIIGAISIKVEEPVFESQTKTKLGSKDISPDGVSVNKFIGDFVKKELDNYLHINHETSDIMLQKIQDSEKERKAIAGVTKLARERAKKANLHNRKLRDCRVHLNDSKGKDVEESSIFITEGDSASGSITKSRDVNTQAVFSLRGKPLNSFGLTKKIVYENEEFNLLQAALNIEEGIESLRYNKVIVATDADVDGMHIRLLLITFFLQFFPDLIKKGHVYILQTPLFRVRNKKNTFYCYSEDERIKAMNEVGPNPEITRFKGLGEISPDEFRHFIGKDMRLEQVSLRKNDLVKELLEFYMGKNTMERQNFIIDNLVIEEDIA; the protein is encoded by the coding sequence ATGGGAGAAATTCACGAAGAAAAGCAACAAGAAGTTTCTTATACCGAAGATAATATCAGGACACTCGACTGGAAAGAACATATCCGTCGCCGTCCGGGTATGTATATTGGCAAATTAGGCGACGGTTCCCATTCGGATGATGGCATCTATGTGCTTCTCAAAGAAGCAATGGACAACTCCATTGATGAATATATGATGGGATACGGAAAGACAATCGAGGTCACTGTATCCGATGGAAGAGTATACGTCCGTGACCACGGAAGAGGCATTCCTTTAGGGAAAGTTGTCGACGTTTCTTCTAAGATGAATACCGGAGGAAAGTATGATTCGAAAGCATTTAAAAAATCGGTAGGACTAAACGGAGTCGGCATAAAAGCAGTGAATGCTTTATCGCAATATTTCAAAATATCGAGCTTCCGCGACGGAGAAGTGAAGACGGTGGAATATGAACAAGGGAATATCATTAAAGAATCGGGCATTCTGCCAACCACCGAAGATAATGGAACACTAACCGAGTTCATTCCCGATAATGCTATCTTCAAAGAATACCAATACCAAAAAGAATACATTGAACCGTTACTGAAAAATTATGTATTTCTCAACTCGGGACTAAGCATCATTTTTAACGGAAAACGTTTCCATTCTCGCAACGGACTTGTTGATTTGCTGAACGAGAACATGACCACTGATCCGCTTTATCCTATCATTCAACTCAAGGGAGATGATATTGAGCTGGTACTTACCCATAGCAATCAATATGGAGAGGAATACTACTCGTTTGTAAACGGACAGCATACCACGCAGGGAGGAACTCATCTTAGCGCTTTTCGGGAAGCATTAAGTAAAACCATTAAAGAATATTTCGCCAAAAGCTTTGATTATGCCGACATTCGTAGCGGCATCATTGGGGCAATAAGCATTAAGGTAGAGGAACCCGTATTTGAATCGCAAACCAAGACCAAGCTTGGTTCAAAAGATATTTCACCGGATGGTGTCTCGGTAAATAAATTTATCGGAGATTTTGTGAAAAAGGAGTTGGATAATTACCTCCACATCAATCACGAAACATCCGACATTATGCTGCAAAAGATTCAGGACTCGGAAAAAGAACGGAAAGCTATAGCCGGTGTAACCAAGTTGGCACGCGAAAGAGCGAAGAAAGCTAATTTACACAATCGTAAACTACGCGATTGTCGGGTTCATCTGAATGATAGCAAAGGAAAAGATGTGGAAGAGTCGAGCATCTTTATTACTGAAGGAGATTCGGCCAGCGGTTCTATCACGAAAAGTCGCGATGTGAATACTCAAGCCGTATTCAGTTTGCGTGGGAAACCGCTTAATTCTTTCGGGCTAACCAAAAAGATTGTTTATGAGAATGAAGAGTTCAACCTCCTTCAGGCAGCTCTGAACATCGAAGAAGGCATTGAAAGTTTGCGATACAATAAAGTGATAGTGGCTACCGATGCAGATGTAGACGGAATGCATATCCGCTTACTATTGATCACTTTCTTTCTTCAGTTCTTTCCCGATTTAATAAAGAAGGGGCATGTCTATATTCTGCAAACTCCATTGTTTAGAGTCAGAAATAAAAAGAATACGTTCTATTGTTATAGTGAAGACGAACGAATAAAAGCCATGAATGAAGTAGGTCCGAACCCCGAAATAACCCGATTCAAAGGATTAGGAGAAATTTCTCCTGATGAATTCAGACATTTTATTGGTAAAGACATGCGTCTGGAGCAAGTTTCACTTCGTAAAAATGACTTAGTAAAAGAGTTGCTTGAATTCTATATGGGCAAAAACACCATGGAAAGACAGAACTTTATTATCGATAATCTGGTTATAGAAGAAGATATAGCATAA
- a CDS encoding SAM-dependent methyltransferase, translating into MQLNTETLRFIQAHRHEDVRVLALQAAKFPLVDMPAALIQIAGLQIAAEKIPSWYATEGILYPKHLSLEQCSSEMTARYKASLIQGDTLVDLTGGFGIDCAFLSAGFGRVTYVEQQEELCRLAAHNFQTLKLRHIKVENSDGVEYLRQMLPADCIFIDPARRNEQGGKTIAIADCTPDVAELQELLLSKAQTIIVKLSPMLDLSLALRDVPCTKEVHIISVNNECKELLLVLTKTTKPPIPIYCINLTNETAQNFSFTREEEQESACLYTDAPEAYLYEPNASILKAGAFKSVSSIYKVKKLHPNSHLYTSDKWIENFPGRAFRIMDVCSFNKNEIRRSLEGVKKANISVRNFPASVAEIRKRLKLADGGEVYLFASTLNNEKKVFIKCLKE; encoded by the coding sequence ATGCAACTCAATACCGAAACTCTTCGATTTATACAGGCACATCGGCACGAAGATGTACGTGTTCTGGCATTGCAAGCGGCCAAATTTCCTCTGGTAGATATGCCTGCAGCACTTATTCAGATAGCGGGACTGCAGATTGCCGCAGAGAAGATTCCAAGCTGGTATGCCACGGAAGGCATACTTTATCCGAAGCATCTTTCACTCGAGCAATGTTCATCCGAGATGACGGCAAGATATAAAGCTTCACTCATACAGGGAGATACGCTGGTCGATCTGACAGGTGGTTTCGGCATCGACTGTGCATTCTTATCCGCCGGATTCGGGCGGGTTACTTATGTGGAGCAACAAGAAGAATTGTGCCGGTTGGCTGCACACAACTTTCAAACACTGAAGCTCCGACACATAAAGGTTGAAAATAGTGACGGTGTAGAGTACTTACGGCAGATGCTTCCGGCAGATTGCATTTTTATAGATCCGGCCCGACGCAACGAACAGGGCGGAAAGACCATTGCCATTGCCGATTGCACCCCCGACGTGGCCGAACTGCAAGAGTTACTCCTGAGCAAAGCTCAAACGATTATCGTGAAATTGTCTCCCATGCTCGATCTCTCTTTAGCCTTGCGTGATGTGCCTTGTACAAAAGAAGTACACATCATTTCGGTGAATAACGAATGCAAAGAATTGCTCTTAGTCCTGACTAAAACGACAAAGCCACCTATACCCATTTATTGCATAAATCTGACGAACGAGACGGCACAAAACTTTTCCTTCACCCGCGAAGAGGAACAAGAATCGGCTTGCCTGTACACTGACGCGCCCGAGGCCTATTTGTATGAGCCCAACGCTTCCATACTCAAAGCGGGAGCTTTCAAAAGCGTGTCATCCATATACAAGGTGAAGAAACTCCATCCCAACAGTCACCTGTATACCTCGGATAAATGGATTGAGAATTTTCCGGGACGCGCATTCCGCATTATGGATGTATGCTCATTCAATAAGAATGAGATAAGAAGATCATTGGAGGGCGTGAAAAAGGCAAATATCAGCGTGCGCAACTTCCCCGCATCGGTGGCGGAAATACGCAAACGGTTGAAACTGGCCGACGGAGGAGAGGTGTATCTGTTTGCCTCCACGCTAAACAATGAAAAGAAAGTCTTTATAAAATGCTTGAAGGAGTAG
- a CDS encoding helix-turn-helix transcriptional regulator, translating to MTKKDLCKRLTDCSQCPKMSESNLAYYSYAKGQHFPSDKCIQNCMIFMLKGELLVNSEEYPGTTLREGQFILQAINSKLELLALTDVEYLQYWFNQLPLICEERYREILEDSEAPTTYTPLTATTRLSNFLHDMRDYLNEKQSCEKFIEIKCQELVYIITCYYPIPQLSVFFYPISRYTESFYYFVMQNYYKIKTVEEFAHLGGYSTTTFRRLFKNMYGEPVYEWMLNKKRKSILDDLQNTTLKIGTISSRNGFDTLSHFAHFCKSSFGYSPRELRSRTAKGENIKIKEKNITEV from the coding sequence ATGACAAAAAAAGATCTCTGTAAAAGGCTGACTGATTGCTCTCAATGCCCAAAAATGTCCGAGAGTAATCTGGCCTATTATAGTTACGCTAAAGGGCAGCATTTTCCGTCGGATAAATGCATTCAAAATTGTATGATCTTTATGTTAAAAGGCGAATTACTGGTCAATAGCGAAGAATATCCGGGCACTACTCTGCGAGAAGGACAATTTATTCTCCAAGCCATCAACTCCAAACTCGAATTGCTTGCACTTACCGATGTAGAATATTTGCAGTATTGGTTCAATCAACTTCCTCTTATTTGTGAAGAGCGTTATCGCGAAATACTCGAAGACTCGGAAGCTCCGACAACCTATACACCTCTTACTGCTACCACGCGTTTATCTAATTTCTTGCATGATATGCGCGATTATCTTAATGAAAAGCAATCTTGCGAAAAATTCATTGAAATTAAATGCCAGGAACTCGTTTACATCATTACATGCTATTACCCCATACCTCAGCTCAGCGTTTTTTTCTATCCCATAAGCAGATATACCGAGAGTTTCTATTATTTTGTGATGCAAAATTATTATAAAATAAAGACGGTAGAAGAGTTTGCACATTTAGGTGGATATAGTACAACTACTTTTCGCCGTCTCTTTAAAAACATGTACGGAGAACCGGTATATGAGTGGATGTTAAATAAAAAGCGAAAATCAATATTAGACGATTTGCAAAATACAACACTAAAAATTGGTACAATCAGCAGTCGTAACGGATTCGACACACTATCTCATTTTGCTCATTTCTGCAAATCATCTTTCGGATATTCTCCACGCGAACTACGTTCTCGCACTGCTAAAGGAGAGAATATAAAAATAAAAGAAAAAAATATAACCGAAGTATAG
- a CDS encoding phosphatase PAP2 family protein translates to MKAFFVFFFSIMTVNVIYAQNWDINALHTINSIDGKFVRNYSKSISNTTVYIVVGIPTAMALYAKLNGDDELLGDAVYIGTSVMGTFAITYGMKYIINRDRPFERYPDRVNAQERPQSPSFPSAHTASAFSLATALSIKYPKWYVIAPSALWACSVGFSRMNEGVHYPSDVFAGAVIGTGCAVANVYINKWLKKWLFPEKEKQTVLVY, encoded by the coding sequence ATGAAAGCTTTTTTTGTATTCTTCTTCTCAATTATGACTGTTAATGTAATCTATGCCCAGAATTGGGATATTAATGCATTGCATACTATTAATAGTATTGACGGGAAATTTGTTCGGAATTATAGTAAAAGCATTTCTAACACAACGGTTTATATTGTTGTTGGAATTCCCACTGCAATGGCTCTTTATGCCAAACTAAACGGCGATGACGAACTATTGGGAGATGCGGTTTATATCGGTACCAGTGTCATGGGGACCTTTGCTATCACATATGGTATGAAATATATCATAAACAGAGACCGCCCTTTTGAACGTTATCCCGATAGGGTAAATGCACAAGAAAGACCTCAAAGTCCTTCCTTTCCGTCTGCTCATACCGCTTCAGCTTTTTCTTTGGCCACTGCCTTGAGCATTAAATATCCCAAATGGTATGTCATTGCCCCATCTGCTCTTTGGGCTTGCTCGGTTGGCTTTTCCAGAATGAATGAGGGTGTTCATTACCCTTCCGATGTGTTTGCCGGAGCAGTTATTGGTACAGGATGTGCCGTAGCAAATGTCTATATCAATAAATGGCTCAAAAAGTGGCTGTTCCCCGAGAAAGAGAAGCAGACGGTTTTGGTATACTAG
- a CDS encoding S41 family peptidase, which yields MKEKKNCIFRPTFVRAFIITFLVFSYFPVFTAFGQTFGTDASRKLQIAEFAINNLYVDKVDENKLVEEAIIKMLAQLDPHSIYSDAEEVKKMNEPLVGNFEGIGVQFNMIEDTLFVIQPVSNGPSEKVGILAGDRIVAVNDTVIAGVKLSTEKIMSRLRGPKDSEVKLTIVRRGIQEPLFFTVKRDKIPIYSLDATYMIQPKTGYIRINRFGATTAEEFNKALKGLQKSGMKDLILDLQGNGGGYLNAAIDIANEFLEQKELIVYTEGRNSQRNEFFAKGTGDFRKGRLIVLVDGFSASASEIVTGAMQDWDRGVVVGRRSFGKGLVQRPIDLPDGSMIRLTIARYYTPAGRCIQKPYDTKENETISDNSEGPRVEKNFDAYNQDLIKRYNDGEMVSADSIHFPDSLKCKTKKLKRTVYGGGGIMPDYFVPIDTTLYTNYHQNLMAKGIIIKTTMKFIEDNRKQLLAKYNKFEDFNQHFEVSDELLKEMRDFADKEKIKFNEAEYNKSLSLLKIQLKALIARDLWDMSEYFQVMNTTNESVIRAIEILKSNEYENILKAAQN from the coding sequence ATGAAAGAAAAGAAAAATTGTATCTTCCGCCCGACATTCGTACGGGCTTTCATTATAACATTTCTTGTATTTAGTTACTTCCCGGTTTTTACAGCTTTTGGACAAACGTTTGGAACCGACGCTTCGCGCAAGCTCCAAATAGCAGAATTCGCAATCAATAATCTATACGTGGATAAGGTTGATGAAAACAAACTGGTAGAAGAGGCGATTATTAAAATGCTTGCTCAACTTGATCCGCACTCTATTTATTCGGATGCCGAGGAGGTTAAGAAAATGAATGAACCTTTAGTTGGAAACTTTGAAGGTATCGGAGTACAGTTTAACATGATTGAAGATACACTATTTGTTATTCAACCCGTTAGCAATGGACCTTCTGAAAAAGTAGGCATATTGGCCGGAGACCGCATTGTGGCAGTCAATGACACAGTCATAGCCGGTGTGAAGTTGAGTACGGAAAAAATAATGAGTCGCTTACGAGGCCCGAAAGATTCAGAAGTGAAGCTAACTATTGTTAGAAGAGGGATACAGGAACCGTTATTCTTTACCGTAAAAAGAGATAAAATTCCTATCTACAGTTTAGATGCAACTTATATGATTCAGCCTAAAACAGGCTACATCCGCATCAACCGTTTTGGCGCAACCACAGCCGAAGAATTTAATAAAGCACTGAAAGGGTTGCAGAAAAGCGGGATGAAGGATTTAATACTTGATCTGCAAGGAAATGGCGGTGGATATTTGAATGCAGCCATTGATATAGCAAACGAGTTTTTGGAGCAAAAAGAATTAATAGTATATACGGAAGGAAGAAATTCTCAACGGAACGAATTTTTTGCCAAAGGCACCGGAGACTTCAGAAAAGGACGGCTGATTGTACTGGTCGACGGATTCTCGGCTTCTGCAAGTGAAATTGTTACCGGTGCTATGCAGGACTGGGACAGAGGGGTTGTTGTTGGCCGTCGCTCATTCGGCAAAGGATTGGTGCAACGCCCTATCGACTTGCCCGACGGTTCTATGATTCGTCTGACCATAGCCCGATATTACACTCCTGCAGGAAGATGTATCCAAAAGCCTTATGATACAAAAGAGAATGAAACGATATCGGATAATTCCGAAGGACCGAGAGTCGAAAAGAATTTCGATGCCTATAATCAAGATCTGATTAAGCGATACAATGACGGCGAAATGGTTAGTGCGGATAGTATCCATTTTCCCGACTCACTAAAATGCAAGACAAAGAAACTAAAACGTACAGTATATGGCGGCGGCGGAATTATGCCTGATTATTTTGTACCCATTGACACAACCCTATACACCAATTACCACCAAAACTTAATGGCAAAAGGCATCATCATAAAAACCACCATGAAGTTTATAGAAGATAATCGGAAACAACTATTAGCAAAATACAACAAGTTTGAAGATTTCAATCAGCATTTCGAAGTGAGTGATGAGCTGTTAAAAGAGATGAGAGATTTTGCAGACAAAGAGAAAATCAAATTTAACGAAGCTGAATACAACAAATCATTGTCTTTGCTTAAGATACAGTTAAAAGCGTTGATAGCACGTGATTTATGGGATATGAGTGAGTATTTTCAGGTGATGAACACAACAAATGAAAGTGTTATACGTGCCATCGAGATTTTAAAATCGAATGAATACGAAAACATTCTGAAAGCTGCACAGAACTAG
- a CDS encoding N-acetyltransferase, protein MAITIKKVSSKNELKKFIRLNYQLYKSNPYSVPDLYDDMLNTFNKKKNAAFEFCEADYFLAYKDEQLVGRVAAIINNKANSIWNKKEVRFGWIDFIDDLEVSSALLKTVEEWGKAKGMEYIQGPLGFTDFDAEGMLIEGFDQLSTMATTYNYPYYPQHMEKLGYGKDADWMEYKIYIPDTIPEKHQRISNLVQQKYNLKLKKYTSAKKIAKDYGQAIFELMNEAYSSLYGYSPLSQGQINQYVKMYLPIVDLRMVTLVADAEDKLIAVGISMPSLSEALQKAKGRMLPFGWYYLFKALFMKSRSKFLDLLLVAVKPEYQNKGVNALLFSDLIPIYKKLGFIFAESNPELELNGKVQAQWEYFKTEQHKRRRAFVKKID, encoded by the coding sequence ATGGCAATAACAATAAAGAAAGTATCAAGTAAAAACGAACTGAAAAAATTTATCCGCCTCAACTACCAACTCTACAAAAGCAATCCTTACTCTGTACCCGACCTCTATGACGATATGCTGAATACCTTCAACAAGAAAAAGAATGCAGCATTCGAGTTTTGCGAAGCAGACTATTTTCTGGCTTACAAAGACGAACAATTGGTGGGGCGTGTGGCAGCTATCATTAATAATAAAGCAAACAGCATCTGGAATAAAAAGGAAGTCCGCTTTGGCTGGATAGACTTCATCGACGACCTGGAGGTATCATCGGCACTCTTAAAGACAGTAGAAGAATGGGGAAAAGCCAAAGGGATGGAATACATTCAAGGTCCGCTGGGCTTTACCGATTTTGATGCGGAAGGTATGCTCATTGAAGGATTCGATCAACTCAGCACCATGGCTACTACTTATAACTATCCCTACTATCCGCAACACATGGAAAAACTCGGATACGGGAAGGATGCCGACTGGATGGAATATAAAATTTATATTCCGGATACCATTCCGGAAAAACATCAGCGTATTTCCAACCTTGTGCAGCAAAAGTACAATTTGAAGCTAAAGAAATATACTTCGGCCAAAAAAATAGCTAAAGATTACGGGCAGGCCATCTTCGAACTTATGAATGAGGCCTATAGCTCATTGTACGGATATTCTCCTCTTTCGCAAGGCCAGATTAATCAATACGTAAAGATGTACCTTCCGATTGTTGATTTGCGTATGGTAACGCTGGTTGCCGATGCGGAAGACAAACTGATTGCAGTGGGAATATCTATGCCATCCCTCTCTGAGGCTCTGCAGAAGGCAAAAGGTAGAATGTTGCCTTTCGGATGGTATTACTTATTTAAAGCGCTTTTCATGAAAAGTCGCTCTAAATTTCTGGATTTATTATTGGTTGCCGTGAAGCCGGAATATCAAAATAAGGGCGTTAATGCGTTATTATTTTCTGATTTAATTCCTATTTATAAAAAATTAGGCTTTATCTTTGCGGAAAGCAATCCTGAGCTCGAACTAAACGGAAAGGTGCAAGCTCAATGGGAATACTTCAAAACGGAGCAACACAAACGCCGTCGTGCGTTCGTGAAAAAAATCGATTAG
- the coaD gene encoding pantetheine-phosphate adenylyltransferase: MKTAIFPGTFDPFTIGHNSVVRRALTFMDEIVIGVGINENKSTYFPIQKRVDMIQRFYQNESQVKVMSYDCLTIDFAKQVDAKFIIRGIRTVKDFEYEETIADINRKLTGIETILLFTEPELTCISSTIVRELLSYNKDISQFIPEGMEI, encoded by the coding sequence ATGAAAACAGCCATATTTCCTGGAACATTTGACCCGTTTACCATCGGGCACAACTCTGTGGTGCGCCGGGCACTTACTTTTATGGACGAGATTGTCATAGGAGTGGGTATCAATGAAAACAAGAGCACTTATTTTCCCATACAAAAACGGGTGGACATGATTCAGCGCTTTTACCAAAACGAATCCCAGGTAAAAGTGATGTCTTACGACTGCCTCACCATTGACTTTGCCAAACAAGTAGATGCTAAATTCATTATCCGCGGCATTCGAACGGTAAAAGATTTCGAGTACGAGGAGACGATTGCCGATATTAACCGTAAATTGACGGGAATTGAAACAATCTTGTTATTTACCGAACCGGAGCTGACTTGCATCAGTTCTACCATTGTACGAGAATTACTAAGCTATAATAAAGACATCAGCCAATTCATTCCCGAAGGAATGGAAATATAA
- a CDS encoding calcium/sodium antiporter, with protein sequence MNVLLLIGGLLLILLGANGLTDGAASIAKRFKISPFVIGLTIVAFGTSAPELAVSVSSALKGSADIAIGNVVGSNIFNTLMIVGCTALFAPIVITRNTLRKEIPLCILSSVVLLICANDILLDKANGDVISATDGLILLCFFILFMGYTFSIASNNQTESVHKEEDIKRMSVLKSILFIAGGLCGLIFGGQWFVEGASGIARNLGVSEAVIGLTLVAGGTSLPELATSIVAALKKNPEIAIGNVIGSNLFNIFFVLGCSASIAPMHLSGINNFDLLVLVGSGILLWLFGLFFAKRTITRIEGSILILSYIAYTTVLIYMA encoded by the coding sequence ATGAACGTATTACTTCTCATTGGAGGCCTCCTCCTCATACTTCTGGGTGCCAATGGATTGACCGACGGTGCGGCATCTATAGCCAAACGATTTAAAATATCTCCCTTTGTTATCGGATTAACCATTGTCGCTTTCGGTACTTCAGCTCCGGAGCTGGCAGTCAGCGTATCTTCCGCGCTAAAGGGAAGCGCAGATATTGCAATCGGTAATGTGGTTGGAAGCAATATTTTCAATACATTGATGATTGTGGGTTGCACAGCCTTGTTTGCCCCGATCGTAATCACCCGAAACACGCTGCGCAAAGAAATACCGCTCTGCATACTCTCATCCGTGGTCTTATTAATCTGTGCCAACGACATATTGCTCGATAAAGCGAACGGTGACGTTATCAGCGCCACAGACGGATTAATTTTGCTTTGTTTCTTTATCCTCTTTATGGGATATACCTTTTCCATTGCTTCAAACAACCAAACGGAAAGTGTGCATAAAGAAGAAGATATAAAGAGGATGTCTGTTCTTAAATCAATATTGTTCATTGCAGGCGGGTTGTGCGGACTTATCTTCGGAGGACAATGGTTCGTCGAAGGGGCAAGTGGTATTGCCCGTAATCTGGGTGTAAGCGAGGCGGTAATCGGGCTCACTCTGGTTGCAGGAGGTACCTCCCTGCCCGAACTGGCGACATCTATTGTTGCAGCACTAAAAAAGAACCCCGAAATAGCCATTGGCAACGTAATCGGGAGTAATCTGTTTAATATCTTTTTTGTACTGGGATGTAGTGCCTCTATCGCACCCATGCATTTAAGCGGTATCAACAATTTCGACCTGCTGGTACTCGTCGGATCGGGTATTTTACTCTGGTTATTCGGCCTGTTTTTCGCCAAACGCACCATTACACGCATAGAGGGAAGTATCCTTATTTTAAGCTATATTGCTTATACTACCGTACTCATATATATGGCTTAA